From the Leucobacter tenebrionis genome, one window contains:
- a CDS encoding 5-(carboxyamino)imidazole ribonucleotide synthase: MTLESGSIRIGVIGGGQLARMMVPPAIHLGLRISVLAEAEGSSAARAADAVGDYRDPETVYAFADTVDVVTFDHEHVPGEILRELERRGKAVHPRPDALQFAQDKILMREKLGELGVPIPAWAAVEDEAELQSFIDDNGGRAVVKTARGGYDGKGVRVVSDAVEVRDWFTALAEDGHGGRLLVEELVDFTRELSQLVARRPSGETRTWPVVETIQRDGVCAEVIAPAPVQNAATLDEAARIGAIVAEGVQVTGVLAVEMFETRDGRVLVNELAMRPHNSGHFSIEGSVTSQFEQHLRAVADLPLGDTSMAAPAAVMVNVLGGPAEGPMPVRYAEALAAHPRAKIHSYDKQPRPGRKVGHVTVTGDDLEAVLAEARAAAAAFE, from the coding sequence ATGACTCTCGAGAGCGGCAGCATCAGGATCGGCGTCATCGGAGGCGGGCAGCTCGCGCGCATGATGGTGCCCCCGGCGATCCACCTGGGGCTGCGCATCAGCGTGCTCGCCGAGGCCGAGGGATCGAGCGCGGCCCGCGCCGCCGATGCCGTGGGCGATTACCGCGATCCCGAGACGGTCTACGCCTTCGCCGACACCGTCGACGTGGTCACCTTCGATCACGAGCACGTGCCGGGCGAGATCCTGCGCGAGCTCGAGCGCCGCGGCAAGGCCGTGCATCCCAGGCCCGACGCGCTGCAGTTCGCGCAGGACAAGATCCTGATGCGCGAGAAGCTGGGGGAGTTGGGCGTGCCGATTCCGGCGTGGGCCGCCGTTGAGGACGAGGCCGAGCTGCAGAGCTTCATCGACGACAACGGGGGCCGCGCGGTCGTGAAGACCGCCCGCGGCGGCTACGACGGCAAGGGCGTGCGTGTGGTCTCCGACGCGGTCGAGGTGCGCGACTGGTTCACCGCTCTGGCTGAGGATGGTCACGGGGGCCGCCTGCTCGTCGAAGAGCTCGTCGATTTCACGCGCGAGCTGTCGCAGCTGGTGGCGCGCCGCCCCAGCGGGGAGACGCGCACGTGGCCGGTGGTCGAGACGATCCAGCGCGACGGCGTCTGCGCCGAGGTGATCGCCCCGGCGCCGGTGCAGAACGCTGCGACACTCGACGAGGCCGCGCGCATCGGCGCGATCGTCGCCGAGGGCGTGCAGGTGACGGGGGTGCTCGCGGTCGAGATGTTCGAGACGCGCGACGGCCGCGTGCTCGTCAACGAGCTGGCGATGCGACCGCACAATTCGGGCCACTTCTCGATCGAGGGATCCGTGACGAGTCAGTTCGAGCAGCACTTGCGCGCCGTCGCCGATCTGCCGCTGGGCGACACCTCGATGGCCGCGCCCGCGGCGGTGATGGTCAACGTGCTCGGGGGGCCGGCGGAGGGGCCTATGCCGGTGCGCTACGCCGAGGCGCTGGCGGCTCATCCTCGCGCCAAGATCCACAGCTACGACAAGCAGCCCCGCCCGGGCCGCAAGGTCGGCCACGTCACCGTGACGGGCGACGATCTCGAGGCGGTGCTCGCCGAGGCGCGCGCCGCTGCTGCCGCCTTCGAGTAG
- a CDS encoding GntR family transcriptional regulator: MPPHDPDSLVRALRTEIVTGALEPGAPMREVALAERFGVSRTPIREALTKLEGYGLVERDGRTLRVTAPDPERILNTYNVRIALEGEAAAEAAEHRQLSDLVELESLIARDRTLDRPSDAQRIETNLEFHAALWRAAHNPVLVELLERLQFHLTNAPHSTLSVGDRWAESLDEHEAIVAAIDARDPERARQLASAHMSTARELRIRLLREHARSRR, encoded by the coding sequence ATGCCTCCGCACGATCCCGACAGCCTCGTCCGCGCACTGCGGACCGAGATCGTGACCGGAGCGCTCGAGCCCGGTGCCCCGATGCGCGAGGTCGCGCTGGCCGAGCGGTTCGGCGTCTCGAGGACCCCGATCCGCGAGGCGCTGACGAAGCTCGAGGGCTACGGACTCGTCGAGCGGGACGGGCGCACACTGCGGGTGACCGCCCCGGATCCCGAACGCATCCTGAACACCTACAACGTCCGCATCGCGCTCGAGGGCGAGGCCGCCGCCGAGGCCGCGGAGCATCGTCAACTGAGCGACCTGGTCGAGCTCGAGAGTCTCATCGCGCGGGATCGCACCCTCGATCGCCCGAGCGATGCGCAGCGCATCGAGACGAACCTCGAGTTCCACGCCGCGCTGTGGCGGGCGGCTCACAACCCGGTGCTCGTCGAGCTGCTCGAGCGGCTGCAATTCCACTTGACGAACGCTCCCCACTCGACGCTCTCGGTCGGCGACCGCTGGGCCGAATCCCTCGACGAGCACGAGGCCATCGTCGCGGCGATCGACGCGCGTGATCCGGAGCGCGCACGGCAGCTTGCAAGCGCCCATATGAGCACCGCTCGCGAGCTGCGCATCCGCCTGCTGAGGGAGCACGCGCGCTCTCGCCGCTGA